The following proteins are co-located in the Microplitis demolitor isolate Queensland-Clemson2020A chromosome 3, iyMicDemo2.1a, whole genome shotgun sequence genome:
- the LOC103576221 gene encoding DNA polymerase eta encodes MADLEERIVALIDMDCFFCQVETREHPELKAKPLVVTQFNLVLAVNYEAKALGVTRFISGNKAKEKCPELEVISVPILRGKGDVSKYRAAGQEVIEVLKHHCSVIERASVDEAYLDITSLVEEKIDSVAWSSKEIISKLNHTFVVGYCGDDNDEETRKNGVDRWVRESFDDLGDVQARKLAIAGLIVEEFRAEIYEKCKFRCSAGISYNKVLAKLACGLHKPNKQTILPATGVPGLFSSLPINRIRSLGGKIGKEVVESLGCNVMADLLKFSQQDLQKHFDEKTGLKLYNIARGIDHEQVTPRLICKSIGASKNFSIKQAITDLDTLKQWVDSLTDDVSSRLEQDYEENHRRASNLTISYQCHQAGKNVSQSRTLPLAGYNPERIASQAFNFIAKAIDKPIVALSIAGGKFIDAQNDGSFVNYFKTVQKRSEKISKSEADENFYPDSPSADRELEGNGNYFEENDCEKTDDSKALIKNGVSVKLREIFPDLDNIDPVVVELLPPELQEEARVHLYSRSKLSIMSPQNKIKNEEKSKAVKPKSSNSNKSSSSSSSKCEKNQSNIKKFFVKNSSDSSSMIRCCECNQMILNEKYLEHCDYHVAHNLQKDINQSLSSEVSSSKRNRDGGNTPKTNKKKKSIESYFSRDK; translated from the exons atggctgaCTTAGAAGAAAGAATAGTAGCACTGATAGACATGGATTGTTTTTTCTGTCAAGTTGAAACAAGAGAACATCCTGAATTAAAAGCTAAGCCACTTGTTGTCACGCAGTTTAACTTGGTGCTGGCTGTCAATTATGAAGCCAAAGCACTAGGGGTCACAAGATTCATCAGCGGTAATAAAGCTAAAGAAAAATGTCCAGAGTTAGAGGTAATAAGTGTTCCAATATTACGAGGCAAAGGCGATGTGTCAAAGTACCGAGCTGCTGGTCAAGAGGTTATCGAAGTACTCAAGCATCATTGCTCGGTTATTGAACGTGCGAGTGTTGACGAAGCCTACCTGGACATAACGAGTCtcgttgaagaaaaaatagacTCAGTTGCTTGGTCATCAAAggaaattatttctaaattaaatcatACATTTGTTGTTGGTTATTGTGGTGATGACAACGATGAGGAGACGAGAAAGAATGGAGTTGACAGGTGGGTCAGAGAGTCTTTTGATGATCTAGGTGACGTCCAAGCGAGAAAACTGGCCATCGCTGGACTGATTGTTGAAGAATTTCGGGCtgaaatatatgaaaagtGTAAATTCCGATGTTCTGCAGGAATTTCGTACAACAAAGTCCTGGCAAAGTTGGCATGTGGACTTCATAAGCCAAATAAACAGACGATTCTTCCAGCTACTGGTGTTCCTGGTTTATTTTCATCGTTGCCGATAAATAGAATCCGTAGTCTTGGTGGTAAAATTGGAAAGGAAGTTGTTGAATCTCTTGGCTGCAATGTAATGGCTGACttactaaaattttctcagcAGGATTTGCAAAAACATTTTGATGAAAAGACTGGATTGAAGTTGTATAATATTGCCAGGGGGATTGATCACGAGCAAGTAACTCCGAGATTGATTTGTAAATCGATTGGTGCGAGTAAAAACTTCTCTATCAAACAGGCAATTACTGATCTGGATACT ctAAAACAGTGGGTCGATTCGTTGACGGATGACGTTAGCAGTCGGTTGGAGCAGGACTACGAAGAGAACCATCGACGGGCATCGAATCTTACCATCAGCTATCAATGTCATCAAGCAGGAAAAAATGTTTCTCAGTCACGCACGTTGCCTTTGGCTGGGTATAATCCTGAAAGAATTGCCAGCCAGGCTTTCAACTTCATCGCCAAGGCGATTGATAAACCAATCGTAGCTTTGAGCATCGCTGGAGGTAAGTTTATTGATGCCCAGAATGACGGAAGtttcgttaattattttaagactgTCCAGAAACGATCAGAAAAAATAAGTAAGTCAGAggctgatgaaaatttttatcctgaTAGTCCTTCTGCTGATCGTGAGCTTGAAGgaaatggaaattattttgagGAAAATGATTGTGAGAAAACTGATGACAGTAAAGCTCTTATTAAAAATGGTGTTAGTGTTAAGCTACGAGAAATTTTTCCAGACCTCGATAATATTGACCCAGTGGTCGTGGAACTGCTACCTCCTGAACTCCAAGAAGAGGCGAGAGTTCATTTATATTCTAGAAGTAAACTCAGTATTATGTCTccgcaaaataaaattaaaaatgaagaaaaatcaAAAGCTGTTAAGCCGAAATCgagtaatagtaataagtctagcagcagtagcagtagtaagtgtgaaaaaaatcagagtaatattaaaaaattttttgttaaaaatagcAGCGATAGTTCATCGATGATACGCTGCTGCGAATGCAACCAGatgattttgaatgaaaaatatctCGAGCACTGCGATTATCATGTCGCGCATAATTTGCAGAAAGATATCAACCAGTCGCTGAGTAGTGAAGTGAGTTCTAGTAAAAGAAATCGGGATGGCGGAAACACTCCGAAgacaaataaaaagaaaaaaagcatTGAATCATATTTTAGTAgggacaaataa
- the LOC103576220 gene encoding protein FAM98B — MEEDLVQSLQEVGYEGPLDVGKLNHALEKGAKSVDFTALVSWLAEQLAMFCNLDEHVHPTASSEDSSTFLLELSSFLKELGCVNSQLTSGNVNQRLATRQERALLLEYLITELMAGKINHEKNPDTAKLELTIHESDTAKALKEMLIALQFGKPPDNISVDQLFNKLEGKLKTIVASAPADLLGKPLIIGELSSSQWEKLDQLQKDMNEEYRIRREMLLKRLDVTIQSFLWSDRIKKKEDEVNYCYREKRKELSPEPNVTIPQLLAARDDVAIIEKTSSASVRKNTKSDVTKVIIGAVPDRGGRANEQAPPPPEMPSWQKDRVQGPGGGGRGGRGGGRGGGRGGGEAGRGGRGGGRGGYNKDVNTNFGQNNDWQNSSQGSGGSTYQDNRAGGYQGGGSNYQNNRAGEYQGGGGGGSSYQNNRAGDYQRSGGTASAGGGTYYQNNRGGNYSDNRGGGGYQDSRGSGGSYQNNQSDYQRGGSGRDSNDSGYNRGRGGRVQGGWSQGGGGGGGYNRGGNRSNY, encoded by the exons atggagGAAGATCTCGTGCAGAGTCTTCAAGAAGTTGG CTACGAAGGCCCGCTAGATGTGGGAAAACTGAATCATGCGTTGGAAAAAGGAGCCAAGAGTGTGGATTTCACAGCACTGGTGTCCTGGTTGGCTGAACAACTTGCCATGTTTTGTAATCTGGATGAGCATGTCCATCCTACAGCATCTTCAGAAGATTCTAGTACATTTTTGCTGGAGTTGAGTTCATTCCTAAAAGAACTAGGATGCGTTAATTCCCAATTAACTTCGGGAAATGTTAATCAAAGATTGGCTACTAGACAGGAAAGAGCTTTACTGCTGGAGTATCTGATAACTGAGTTGATGGCGGGTAAaataaatcatgaaaaaaatcctGATACTGCAAAACTTGAATTgactatt caTGAAAGTGATACAGCGAAAGCTTTGAAGGAGATGTTGATAGCTTTGCAATTTGGTAAACCACCGGACAATATATCTGTTGATCAACTGTTTAACAAACTTGAAGGAAAATTAAAGACTATCGTCGCCTCAGCACCAGCTGATCTCCTCGGCAAGCCTTTGATCATCGGAGAATTATCAAGTTCTCAATGGGAAAAACTAGATCAGTTGCAAAAAGACATGAATGAGGAGTACAGAATAAGACGGGAGATGTTGCTCAAAAGATTGGACGTTactattcaatcatttttg TGGTCGGACAGAATAAAGAAGAAAGAAGATGAAGTTAATTATTGCTATCGTGAGAAACGAAAAGAATTGTCACCAGAACCGAATGTTACGATTCCTCAGTTGCTGGCTGCTAGAGACGACGTTGcgattattgaaaaaacaagCAGCGCGTCTGTGAGAAAAAATACCAAGAGCGATGTCACCAAAGTTATCATCGGAGCTGTTCCTGATAGAGGAGGGCGTGCTAATGAACAAGCGCCGCCACCACCGGAGATGCCTTCCTGGCAGAAAGATCGAGTACAAGGTCCTGGAGGTGGTGGTCGAGGAGGAAGAGGCGGTGGTCGAGGAGGTGGTCGGGGTGGTGGTGAAGCTGGACGTGGAGGTAGAGGTGGTGGACGTGGGGGATATAATAAAGATGTAAATACTAACTTCGGTCAGAACAACGACTGGCAAAATTCATCACAAGGCTCCGGTGGATCGACTTATCAGGATAATAGAGCTGGGGGTTATCAAGGTGGAGGATCAAACTATCAGAACAATAGAGCTGGTGAATATCAAGGCGGTGGAGGTGGTGGATCAAGTTATCAAAATAACAGAGCTGGAGATTACCAGAGAAGTGGTGGGACTGCCAGCGCTGGCGGTGGGAcgtattatcaaaataatagaGGCGGAAATTATTCAGATAATCGGGGTGGTGGAGGATATCAAGACAGCCGAGGTAGTGGTGGGTCttatcaaaataatcaaagtgaTTATCAGCGAGGAGGTAGTGGTCGAGATAGTAATGATAGTGGGTACAATCGAGGACGTGGTGGAAGAGTCCAAGGTGGATGGTCTCAAGGCGGTGGTGGTGGCGGTGGATATAATCGCGGTGGAAATCgttctaattattaa